The Bacteriovorax sp. PP10 nucleotide sequence CGTCGATCCAAGCTGGGCTGACCGGGCTTAGGGTTTCGACGATGTCGATGATGTCTTGAACCGATCTACCTCTTGGAGGTGGGACGATTTCGTAACTGAATAGAGGATTTTTAGCGAGTTCTAAATGTTCTATTACTTTCATAGGGAGGATTATAGCAGGATTTTGGCCATAGATCACTCGATTAATGATTAATTTAAACTGGGTTTAAGCTAAATTTGGAACGACTTTTAAGCTTATGCCTTCATCTGGATTATAATCGAAATGTAGGATTTCAAGGCCGATAACCTTACCGTCTTTATTCTTCATGACTATGATCTCATCGTCAGTCAGTTCAGAGACAAACTCTTCTTTGGCATCACTAAAATGAATTGTTAAGGTTTTTCCAATATTGTCGTGAATGAGATTTATTTTAGCCATAGAATTTCTCCGCTTTTGACGCTATCACTAGATCGAATAAATGTCAGTTTTTGAATATGTAGCTAAAAATCTTTTGTAGTAGAGATCCTCACCACTTATACTTAGAGTATTATGAGCGATTGGTACCAAATAGAAAGTAATTCATTAATTGTCCAAGTCACAAGCAAGGGTGCTGAAATGAAGCGCCTTTTTTCGAAAGAGTGGCATCGTGAGCTCTTATGGCTTGGTAATGAAAAAGTGTGGAATCGCTCTGCCCCAGTATTATTTCCGATTGTGGGAAGACTCAAAGATGATGAGTACAACTTAAAAGGCAAAAATTACAAGATGTCGCAACATGGCTTCGCTCGTGATTTTGAGTTTAAGTGCACAGAATGTGGTACATCGGAAGTTGAGTTTTTGCTTGAGGCAACCCAGGAGAGTTTTAACTTCTGGCCGTTTTGTTTTGAGCTTAGAGTTCGATACAAGATCCAGGACAGTAAGGTTGTCGTTTCTTATTTTGTTAAGAATGTTGATCGTCAGGATATTTATTTTTCTATTGGTGCTCATCCGGGATTTGAAACCAAAGATATTGCAAACTATGAAGTTAGATTTGAAATACCTGAGAAAGAGTACTTTCAGCTTAATAATGGATTAGTTGATTGGAACACACCTCATGAGTTTAAAGAGCAAAAACTTAGCGTGACTAAGAATTTGTTTAAAGACGATGCTCTGATTTTTAAAAAATTGAAATCAAAATATATAGATTTAGTTGATACTAAAAGACGTGAAGTTATTCGAGTTCATGCCAATACTCCTTATTGGGGGATTTGGGCAAAAGCTGATGTTCCATTTGTTTGTATTGAGCCTTGGTATGGGGTTGGAGACGGGATGGAGCATGATAAGAATTTTGAAAATAAGAATGGGATAGTGACTTTGGGGGAAGGAGAAATTTTTGGTTTTTCTTACACTTTAGAGATGAGATTACTTCCGACTGAAATGGAAGAGAAGAAGAAATGAGAGTTACGCCGATATTTTTCCAGAATAGAGATCTTCTATTGGAAAAAGAAGATCAAAGTCTCCCCAAAGTAAGTCATGATCTTTAATCTTGAAAGCTTTGAATTTTTCTAAAATTAGATAATCTCTAATTTGTGGATTAGTTGAAGATTTTAAGAAGTCATAAAAATCTACATTGACCTCTTTTCCGTCTTGGAAAGTAATAAGTAATTCGTAGTTTTTAATGTATATAGCAGATTTAATTTTTAGAATTTTCTTGCTCATAATTTTCCAGTAATTTTTTTTGATACAATTTTTTTATGTAATACAAAATAATTAATCCAACTTTGTACAATCTCATCGGCCAAAGCAGAAGTTAGTCTAATAAATTTTTCTTTATTTTTGGGACTTAAAGGTTTTTTACCAGAAACTTCTTTATATCTTACTCTTGTTACATTACCAAATTCTACAAAAATTTCTATTTTCCCCTCTGTCTGACCTTGTCTTGCATGAACATGAATTGGTTCATGCTCATTAGAGTAAAAAAATATAGTAAGACCCATGTATTCATAAAGTTTAGGCATATCATCTCCTAATAACGAGATATGCAAAACTGATTAGAATAATGTATTAGAGATAATTGAAATTACTAAGATGTTTAGGATATCGAACACAAATTTGTAATTTACTTTTAAATTTCTGAGTTAATATATAAATAACTAGTTAATTATACTTAAAAGAGAAGAAGAAATGAGTTTTTTAATTCCGCTTGTTCATCGTGGCGATTCAGCTTCATCTAAAGACAATGTTCTTTGGAATGAAGGGAAAGTTTATGTGATGGACAATCATAGACTGGCGCTTTGGTGCTGGTTTCAGAAGATCGATAAAACTAAAAGATACAATTTAATTCACATTGATGCTCATCCGGATATGAGCGAGTCGGCACTTAAGTATTTTAAGCATGATTTGTTTGCAATGAGTTTACAGGAATATCGTGAAGCCTGGCAGAGTGATATTAATATGCCGCTGTTTAGGTGGGATAATTATATAGAAGTGTTTTTGAGAAAGTATCCAGAATTGGTGGGGAAGACTGTGTCGGCCACGCATCATTTGGGGTCTTCGAAAGAATTGTCGGAAGAGATTAGGGCCTATGATTTGGTGAAGTATCTTGGAGGAGTTTTTTCGGGTTCGATGTATGTTAATGAGTTGCCTTGGATTGTGAACTTGGATCTGGATTACTTTTTTTCGGCGGCGCCGGAGAAGTTAGAGTTGTTTAGTGAAGAGTTTGTGGAGAGTGTAGCGGCCGCGATTAAGCTTGGGATGGAGAGTGGGATGGTTGAGGTTCTAACTATTTCGCTTAGTCCGGAATGTTGTGGGTCTTGGGAGAAAGCAGAGAAAATGCTTTCTAAATTTGGAGTGAGTTTTAATTAAAAAATACTTACGTTCATGTGTATGAACGTAAGTATGTCGATGCTATTTTCTGTGCTTCATCATTTTGTCATGTTTCATCATTTTACAACCTTCAGCTCCCATCATGCTTTTGCAGTTTTCTTTCATTTCAGAGTGGCAAGCTGCGACGGTTTTGTCTGATTTTAGACAAGTGGCCATGTTTTCGTGAATGGTTGCCATGTTCACTCGTTGTTCTGGTGTCATTTCCATTGGCATCATTTTGTTGGATTGTTTTGTGGCTGCGTAGAGTGAGTTTGTGGCGAGTAGCAGAAAGATTAGTGTGAATTTCATTTTTGACTCCTTAGTTTTTAACGTTGGAGTTTTAGTGAGCAAGCTTGGTGCCGAGGGAATGTTTGGAATTTGCGGGGAGAATTGCCTAGGGATAGAAATTGATGAGTCAATTCATCCTTAAAGTTAAGAAGAGCTTAAGTTCGAATTAACCAAATTTTACATCTTCAAGTTCAAAAAACTTTTGAGCATTTGCATGAAAATTATCCGAAGCCTTTTTATTTTTTGAAGCAATGAGAAGAATTTCCAGATAGCTTAGCAGCTTATCTAGAGTGACTTTTTCGATATGGCCGTTAAGTATTCTGCTTAAGTTTCCAGGGTCAACTTCTAAAAGATTAGACATGTCTTCAAGAGAGAGCCCTTTAATTACCTTAAATTCAACAATTTTTTGTGAAATTTTAAACTTCCAATGTAACAGAGGAGAAGCATCTTTAGAAAGAGGTTTAATTTTGCGAATTTGTCCTTTTGCTTTTTTCTTTTCAATTTTTAACATCATTTGAATGATTTGTTCTTGTGATGGGTATGTCATATGGATTCCTAGTTTTTAATCTTATATAAAGTAATTATACCTGCAGTTCGGGGATCATTTCTATCGATACAAAATGCGATCAAGTATGACTTTTTCATATACTCAATTTCTTCAGCAAAATATAAATAGTTATCTTGCTTTCCAACTGGCTCTAAAAAGCAATCATTAAGTAAACTAAAAATATGGGCCACTTCAATTTCATTAAAGGCTGACCTGGTCTTTTTTTTGTAAGATTTCGTTTCTTTGTCATAACCATAGTTAATATGATTAAGGTCTATTTCAAGAGTTGATATCGTAGTAATTCCTAGTGATACAGGTGAAATCTTAACAACACTTAGGTTCGTGGGCTTCATGACGATCCTTGTTTTATAATACAATTATTTGTAAAATTTTACAAGATAGCTCTTGCTGAAGTTTAGATTCAAGGATGGAAGGCGACGGAAAGTGAGTAAGGTATTGGAATTAAAGTTGTTTTTGAGTTTTGGCGTCAATAATTAATATGTGAGGACTCATTTATTGAATCAGCAATCTACTAAAGGGGGCTTAGGAATTATTCTAAAGAACTGCTGGCACGTTTTACGTTTTAGCAGAATTATTTTCTAAGTAATTTTTGAAAAAATGTTTTTTTAGGTTTTGATTCTAAAAGCTTTTTCCATGCATTGATGTCAATTGAAGCAATGGCCTCATCAATAGAATGCATTTGTTTTAGAGTTTTAGTGAAGAAGTTGTTGATTGCTTGGAGTAGTTCTTCTTTGTTACCCCAGTAATGAGCAAACCACTGATCGGCCGGTTTTAGTTTTCCAGTTGAGGCCAGTGCTTGAGAAAGACTGAATTGTTCAATAAGCCATTTCGTTACATCGGCTTCACACATTCCATCAGTTGATTGAAGTGCTTTTTGTAATAATTCAATCTTGCTTTTTTCATCAAGGGCCACAATTCCAGCATTCCACATGGCAGATTCTTTTTGCACAAGCATGCCGCCGAACTCTTTGTTCTTGGTTTGTTTCCACATTAAACATTTATGTTTTGCTTTATCTTCTGAAAGGAGACTTTCCTTTACGTGCATGAAGCATGTGCCTTTATCGAGCTCTTCAACCATGGGGGCCAAATCAGCTTTAGCAAATGTATCACCGTCTAAATAAACGAGATGCCCTGGATCGTTTTGAGCACTATCTAGCATCGCCATGATTTTGATTCGCCACAAAAAATCATGAGGACCTTTCCAGTCTTGCATTCTTTCTTTACCGAGAGGACGTAGTTCAACTATTGATGAGAGAAAATTATAGTATTCGGGCTTATCAGTGTAGATGAGAAAACGCGAATTTGCGGGCGCATATTTTCTTAAAGATAATAGTGAAAAATTAGTCATTGAGTGATTATTGAGATTATCGCCAAAGGAAAAGAATAAATATGTCGTTTGCATGGCGATCCTTCAAAATAATTAAGTATTTGATTAGTATATTGCTTCTAAGGGAGTTTTTCAAAAAGATAGTTACTCTACCAATAAGCTTTTAGAGTGGAATACTGCTTAAGCATATTGAATTATACATTATTTTCATGGCATTTCATGATCCTTCTTCTATAATTATTTTTTATTCTAACAACTGAGAATATGTATGAGCATTATTATTACTGGCGGAGCAGGGTTTATTGGGTCAAACTTCGTTAGGCTTTGGTTATCTAAGGGACTTAATGAAACAATTGTTAACCTTGATAAATTAACTTATGCCGGTTCATTGGAAAATCTTAAAGATTTACCGAACTCTGATCAATACGTTTTTGTAAAAGGTGATATTGGTGATGAAAAATTATTCAATCAACTTTTAAATGAATATAAACCACGTGCAATATTAAATTTTGCAGCCGAGTCTCATGTTGACCGTTCAATTGATGGGCCAGCTGAGTTTATTAAAACGAATATTAATGGGACATTTAATCTTCTGGAATGTGCACGTAAGTATTACAGCACTCTAGATAATAATTTGAAAAAAACGTTCCGTTTTTTACATGTCTCAACAGACGAAGTTTACGGATCATTGGAATTGAATGACCCAGCTTTTACAGAAAATCATCCTTATCAGCCAAATAGTCCTTACTCTGCAAGCAAAGCGAGCTCAGATCATTTGGTACGTGCTTATCAGCATACTTTTGGTTTACCGACACTAACTACAAATTGTTCTAATAATTATGGGCCTTTTCAAAATACAGAAAAATTGATTCCTCTGGTGATTCATAATGCTTTAAAAGAAATCGCCCTTCCTATCTATGGAGATGGGAAAAATATTCGCGATTGGCTGTATGTTACAGATCATTGCGAGGCAATTATGACTGTTCTCGAAACAGGAAGAGTGGGAGAGACATATAATGTTGGTGGGAATACTGAAAAAACTAATTTAGATGTAGTGACAACAATTTGTGAAACTCTCGACCAAGTGAAACCAAGAACTACGGGGAAACCGTATAAAGATTTAATAACTTTTGTTAAAGATCGTCCAGGACATGACAAAAGATACGCTATCAATGCGAATAAAATTAGTAGCGAATTAGGTTTTTCACCGAAAGAAAATTTTTCTTCTGGGATAAAAAAGACTATTGAATTTTATTTGAAAGATCTATGATTTCACAAATGAAGATTGGTATTACTGGTGGACTCGGATTAGTGGGGAAAGCGCTTCGAGGTAGTCTGTCTGGTCCTGTCTCTTTACTGGTAAGACGGGTACCAGAAGAACAATTAAATTCAAATGAAGAATGCATTGTTGGTAATTTTTCTGATCCAGTAATCACGGATATCTTTCTTTCAAATATAAGTGTTCTTGTTCATGCTGCAACAGGAGTTGGTCCGAGATCTGAATTTAATGATCAATTTATTAGAGATGATTTAGTTGGAACTTTAAATTTAGCGAAAGCATTTTTTAGAAAAAATCCGGATGGTCACTTTATTTATCTTAGTACTTCGGGAGGATTATATAACCTTGAAGATCCGAGCGTTAAAACAGAAGATAGTGAGATTGTACCAAAGAGCTTGTATGGAGCGATCAAATTAATTATTGAGGATTCGTTAGAGCAAATATGTAGCAACAATGGCATGGTTACTATTGTAAGAGCAGCTGCAATTTATGGAGATTCATTTAAAAAGAATCAAGATGTAGGATTAATTGATAAGCTTTTAAAATCAACATTGAAAGAGTCAACAAATAGTTTAGTTCCGATTTTTGATAAGTTAGAATCGGCGAGAGACTATCTTCATGTTGATGATTTGGCGAAAGCAATAAAAGTATTGATTAATAGAAATTCTGAATCTCGCTTTGAAATTTATAATGTTGGAACAGGAAAAGAAACATCTATTGATGAAGTTATTAAGACAATAAATTCTCTAGGTGAAGAAAAGGTTCGAGTAGAGATTCTGCCAACACCTAACAACAGAACATCACTCATTGTGAATTCAAATAAAATTTTTAATGATGTAGGATGGAAATCAGAAATTTCATTGAGAGATGGAATATTAAAAATGTATCAGGATTTAAAAAACAAGGATTTGGTATGAAAGGTATTATTTTAGCAGGTGGTTCTGGAACTCGTTTATATCCAATGACGAAAGTAATGACGAAGCAGCTTCAGCCAGTTTATGACAAACCTATGATTTATTATCCTCTTAGTTTTCTTATGCTTGGTGGAATTAAAGATATTCTTCTTATTACAACTCCACATGATCTACCTCACTTTCAAGAGCTATTGGGAGATGGATCTCAATTCGGGATTAAATTAAATTATAAAATTCAAGATAAGCCTAATGGTCTTCCACAGGCCTTTATTTTAGGTGAAGAGTTTATTGCAGGAGAAGATGTCTGTCTGATTCTTGGAGATAATTTATTTTACGGAGACATTAGATTTTTCAAGAGCGCGATAGCTGCTCATAAGGAAAAGAATGACGGAATTTCAGGGCGAGTATTCGCTTACAGTGTAGCCGATCCAAGAGCTTATGGGGTTGTTGAATTTGATAAAAAAACAAAAATGGTTAAGAGTATTGAAGAAAAGCCAGCTGAGCCGAAATCAAATTATGCTATTCCGGGACTATATATTTTTGACTCGACTGCTGCTGCGAGGGCCAAGTCACTAACGCCGTCACCACGAGGTGAAACGGAAATTGTAGACTTGATTTTATCTTATAAAAAAGAATCAAAGTTAGGAGTGGAGATTATTACGAGAGGAGTTGCATGGCTTGATACAGGAACACCACGCTCACTTTTGGAGGCTTCTTCTTATATTGGTGCCATTGAAGAGAGACAAGGGTTGAAGGTTGCGTGTTTGGAAGAGGTGGCCTTTAGGATGGGGTTCATTGATACAGAAGGGTTACAAAAATGTATCGCGGCTTTACCTAAGTCAATCTATAGGGCTTACTTAGAAAGATTTTTAAAAGAGATACTAGAAGAGTAAACTGAACATAAAAATGCTCGGATAAACTTAATATTGTTAGACATAGATAAGAGAGTTTTTTAGAATCGGAAAATGGAAAAAATTAATCCGACACTTGAGAAAACCTTAAGTTATATGACTTAT carries:
- a CDS encoding DUF2283 domain-containing protein; the encoded protein is MAKINLIHDNIGKTLTIHFSDAKEEFVSELTDDEIIVMKNKDGKVIGLEILHFDYNPDEGISLKVVPNLA
- a CDS encoding aldose 1-epimerase family protein: MSDWYQIESNSLIVQVTSKGAEMKRLFSKEWHRELLWLGNEKVWNRSAPVLFPIVGRLKDDEYNLKGKNYKMSQHGFARDFEFKCTECGTSEVEFLLEATQESFNFWPFCFELRVRYKIQDSKVVVSYFVKNVDRQDIYFSIGAHPGFETKDIANYEVRFEIPEKEYFQLNNGLVDWNTPHEFKEQKLSVTKNLFKDDALIFKKLKSKYIDLVDTKRREVIRVHANTPYWGIWAKADVPFVCIEPWYGVGDGMEHDKNFENKNGIVTLGEGEIFGFSYTLEMRLLPTEMEEKKK
- a CDS encoding DUF2442 domain-containing protein yields the protein MSKKILKIKSAIYIKNYELLITFQDGKEVNVDFYDFLKSSTNPQIRDYLILEKFKAFKIKDHDLLWGDFDLLFPIEDLYSGKISA
- a CDS encoding DUF4160 domain-containing protein produces the protein MPKLYEYMGLTIFFYSNEHEPIHVHARQGQTEGKIEIFVEFGNVTRVRYKEVSGKKPLSPKNKEKFIRLTSALADEIVQSWINYFVLHKKIVSKKITGKL
- a CDS encoding peptide arginase family protein, yielding MSFLIPLVHRGDSASSKDNVLWNEGKVYVMDNHRLALWCWFQKIDKTKRYNLIHIDAHPDMSESALKYFKHDLFAMSLQEYREAWQSDINMPLFRWDNYIEVFLRKYPELVGKTVSATHHLGSSKELSEEIRAYDLVKYLGGVFSGSMYVNELPWIVNLDLDYFFSAAPEKLELFSEEFVESVAAAIKLGMESGMVEVLTISLSPECCGSWEKAEKMLSKFGVSFN
- a CDS encoding helix-turn-helix domain-containing protein, giving the protein MTYPSQEQIIQMMLKIEKKKAKGQIRKIKPLSKDASPLLHWKFKISQKIVEFKVIKGLSLEDMSNLLEVDPGNLSRILNGHIEKVTLDKLLSYLEILLIASKNKKASDNFHANAQKFFELEDVKFG
- the rfbB gene encoding dTDP-glucose 4,6-dehydratase, which produces MSIIITGGAGFIGSNFVRLWLSKGLNETIVNLDKLTYAGSLENLKDLPNSDQYVFVKGDIGDEKLFNQLLNEYKPRAILNFAAESHVDRSIDGPAEFIKTNINGTFNLLECARKYYSTLDNNLKKTFRFLHVSTDEVYGSLELNDPAFTENHPYQPNSPYSASKASSDHLVRAYQHTFGLPTLTTNCSNNYGPFQNTEKLIPLVIHNALKEIALPIYGDGKNIRDWLYVTDHCEAIMTVLETGRVGETYNVGGNTEKTNLDVVTTICETLDQVKPRTTGKPYKDLITFVKDRPGHDKRYAINANKISSELGFSPKENFSSGIKKTIEFYLKDL
- a CDS encoding NAD-dependent epimerase/dehydratase family protein, which produces MKIGITGGLGLVGKALRGSLSGPVSLLVRRVPEEQLNSNEECIVGNFSDPVITDIFLSNISVLVHAATGVGPRSEFNDQFIRDDLVGTLNLAKAFFRKNPDGHFIYLSTSGGLYNLEDPSVKTEDSEIVPKSLYGAIKLIIEDSLEQICSNNGMVTIVRAAAIYGDSFKKNQDVGLIDKLLKSTLKESTNSLVPIFDKLESARDYLHVDDLAKAIKVLINRNSESRFEIYNVGTGKETSIDEVIKTINSLGEEKVRVEILPTPNNRTSLIVNSNKIFNDVGWKSEISLRDGILKMYQDLKNKDLV
- the rfbA gene encoding glucose-1-phosphate thymidylyltransferase RfbA, whose product is MKGIILAGGSGTRLYPMTKVMTKQLQPVYDKPMIYYPLSFLMLGGIKDILLITTPHDLPHFQELLGDGSQFGIKLNYKIQDKPNGLPQAFILGEEFIAGEDVCLILGDNLFYGDIRFFKSAIAAHKEKNDGISGRVFAYSVADPRAYGVVEFDKKTKMVKSIEEKPAEPKSNYAIPGLYIFDSTAAARAKSLTPSPRGETEIVDLILSYKKESKLGVEIITRGVAWLDTGTPRSLLEASSYIGAIEERQGLKVACLEEVAFRMGFIDTEGLQKCIAALPKSIYRAYLERFLKEILEE